Proteins encoded by one window of Verrucomicrobiota bacterium:
- the ruvX gene encoding Holliday junction resolvase RuvX, which produces MSRYLALDHGDKRIGVAITDELLMLASPLDLIANDSFNKVTAEIKKLVTEYEISLIIIGIPRNMDGSYGPAAAKVHDFAARLKERIIVPIETIDERLTTVEASRRLHEAGKDSRKQKKKIDSASAQIILQSYLDTHQQDPFNL; this is translated from the coding sequence ATGAGCAGATACCTCGCATTAGATCATGGAGACAAGCGTATTGGTGTCGCAATCACTGATGAACTGCTTATGCTTGCCTCTCCTTTAGATTTGATTGCGAACGATTCCTTCAACAAAGTCACTGCTGAAATCAAAAAACTTGTCACTGAATATGAAATCAGTCTCATTATTATTGGAATACCACGCAATATGGATGGTTCCTACGGACCAGCCGCCGCCAAAGTCCATGACTTTGCTGCTAGACTCAAAGAACGAATTATTGTCCCTATCGAAACGATAGATGAACGCCTCACCACTGTAGAAGCTAGCCGCCGATTGCACGAAGCAGGTAAAGATAGCCGTAAACAAAAAAAGAAAATCGACTCTGCTTCAGCTCAGATCATTTTACAAAGCTATCTTGATACCCATCAGCAAGATCCATTTAACTTATAA
- a CDS encoding DegT/DnrJ/EryC1/StrS family aminotransferase, translating into MNIPLLDVNAQNLPLERELKEAFDRVLQSGKFIMGPDVQAFEQEVAEMLGVPHAIGVSSGTDALLLSLMTLGIGPGDEVICPTLTFFSTAGCISRVGATPIFVDVCPACFNLRPDDVRTKITSKTKAIIPVHLFGQSAAMDEILTIAKEHKLDVIEDVAQAIGAKYRDHYCGTFGDFGTYSFFPSKNLGGLGDGGIVVTSDSELASKARILRNHGSNPKYYHAAIGGNFRLDTLQAALLRVKLKYLKQYTHQRKQNARYYTEKLSSLPSITSSSLQSCPPISATDTPNDHTTLILPKQMPHCEHVWNQYTIRILGNGNRDELKTLLNDNNIGCEIYYPLCLHQQECFKDIVTSEVHSHSEQLANQVLSLPIYPELKADMQDRIIELVKEWISKKYQI; encoded by the coding sequence ATGAACATACCTCTTTTAGATGTTAATGCTCAAAACCTTCCTCTAGAAAGAGAGTTGAAAGAAGCCTTTGATCGAGTTCTCCAATCAGGCAAATTTATCATGGGTCCGGATGTTCAGGCTTTTGAACAAGAAGTCGCTGAAATGCTCGGAGTACCACATGCCATTGGTGTTTCTTCAGGAACAGATGCACTGCTACTCTCCCTAATGACACTAGGCATTGGACCTGGAGACGAGGTCATCTGCCCGACACTAACCTTTTTTAGTACCGCTGGCTGTATTTCTCGTGTGGGTGCAACCCCCATCTTTGTTGATGTATGCCCCGCTTGCTTTAACCTTAGGCCCGATGATGTAAGAACCAAAATCACCTCTAAAACAAAGGCCATCATCCCAGTTCACTTATTTGGCCAATCTGCAGCTATGGATGAAATTTTGACCATTGCAAAAGAACATAAACTAGATGTAATTGAAGACGTGGCTCAGGCTATTGGAGCCAAGTATAGAGACCATTACTGTGGTACCTTTGGAGATTTTGGAACCTATAGCTTTTTCCCTTCTAAGAACCTGGGTGGGCTTGGGGATGGAGGTATAGTAGTGACCAGTGACTCAGAGCTAGCATCCAAAGCCAGAATACTCCGTAACCATGGATCAAACCCCAAATACTATCATGCCGCTATTGGAGGCAACTTTAGGCTAGATACACTACAAGCAGCACTATTGAGGGTTAAGCTTAAGTATTTGAAGCAGTATACTCATCAGCGAAAACAGAATGCTAGATACTACACTGAAAAGCTAAGCTCTTTGCCTTCCATTACTTCTTCGTCTTTGCAGTCCTGTCCGCCTATAAGTGCTACTGACACCCCTAATGATCATACCACCCTCATATTACCGAAACAAATGCCCCATTGCGAACACGTATGGAATCAATACACTATACGAATACTTGGCAATGGTAATAGAGATGAACTCAAAACACTACTGAATGACAATAACATCGGTTGCGAAATTTATTACCCCCTTTGTTTACATCAACAAGAATGTTTCAAAGACATTGTTACATCTGAAGTACATAGCCATTCAGAGCAACTTGCTAATCAAGTCCTAAGTCTGCCTATATATCCTGAATTAAAAGCAGACATGCAAGATAGAATCATAGAGCTAGTAAAAGAGTGGATCTCTAAAAAATATCAAATCTGA
- a CDS encoding type II toxin-antitoxin system prevent-host-death family antitoxin, protein MEVGIFKAKSNLSKLVEAALAGELVTLTHHGKPVANIVPIEKPSYKKHLEEHPAFGMLQEEQKTVPQIMQELRKPRF, encoded by the coding sequence ATGGAAGTCGGTATATTTAAAGCAAAATCAAATTTATCTAAGTTAGTTGAAGCTGCTCTTGCTGGAGAATTAGTAACCCTTACCCATCATGGCAAGCCTGTTGCCAATATTGTTCCAATAGAAAAACCTTCCTATAAGAAACACTTAGAGGAACATCCTGCCTTTGGTATGCTTCAAGAAGAACAAAAAACGGTTCCTCAAATCATGCAAGAGCTTAGAAAACCAAGATTCTAA
- a CDS encoding PIN domain-containing protein produces MTLFDTDILIYFQKGYKQAAKIIASTNKPALSQFSVLELLQGSQNAEQLRLNKRLISDINFTIMPLTQKVGDRASVLIEDFKLSHNLLAGDAIIAATALESGSELCTGNFKHFKFIPNIKIKKFTTKK; encoded by the coding sequence ATGACCCTCTTCGACACCGATATTCTCATCTATTTTCAAAAAGGATATAAGCAGGCCGCCAAAATTATAGCATCCACCAATAAACCTGCATTAAGTCAATTTAGTGTACTTGAATTACTTCAGGGCTCTCAAAATGCAGAACAACTACGCCTTAATAAACGTCTCATTTCAGATATTAATTTCACCATCATGCCCTTAACTCAGAAGGTCGGTGATAGAGCTTCAGTTCTAATAGAAGATTTTAAACTTTCTCATAATCTTCTAGCTGGCGACGCCATCATAGCAGCCACAGCCCTAGAGTCAGGTTCTGAACTTTGCACAGGAAACTTTAAACATTTCAAATTTATCCCTAATATTAAAATCAAAAAATTTACGACAAAGAAATAA
- a CDS encoding tRNA (cytidine(34)-2'-O)-methyltransferase, giving the protein MLNITLYQPEIPPNTGNIARLCAAFNLHLHLIHPLGFKVDEKAIKRSGMDYWHMVQITEWSSWDEYEKHLLDNNKNFYLFTTKTKKSYYHAKFQKDDTLIFGRETKGLPESLLAKYQEKCLTIPMPNPEARSLNLATCVAMVASGGIKQLA; this is encoded by the coding sequence ATGCTAAATATTACCCTCTACCAACCGGAGATTCCTCCGAATACAGGAAACATTGCACGTCTCTGTGCTGCCTTTAATCTTCATCTACACCTTATTCATCCACTAGGCTTCAAAGTCGATGAAAAGGCAATCAAGCGATCAGGCATGGATTACTGGCATATGGTGCAAATAACGGAATGGTCCAGTTGGGATGAATATGAAAAACACCTATTGGATAACAACAAGAACTTTTATCTATTTACTACAAAAACGAAGAAGTCTTATTACCATGCTAAGTTTCAAAAAGACGACACCCTGATTTTTGGCCGAGAAACCAAAGGCCTACCAGAATCACTTCTAGCTAAATATCAAGAAAAATGCCTCACCATACCCATGCCGAATCCTGAAGCTCGCAGCTTAAATCTCGCAACCTGTGTTGCCATGGTTGCAAGTGGAGGTATTAAACAATTAGCATAA
- the truA gene encoding tRNA pseudouridine(38-40) synthase TruA translates to MNATPKIRNHKITIAYDGSAFQGWQRQSSAPTVQLAIENAIKQCWPGEKIVLHGSGRTDTGVHASGQVASFKAPTKFDLLTCLRALNNNLPQAVRILKIRYVPNSFHARFSAIGKEYLYKIYNHEIMPPLEINRYLHLPRLLDVNAMEMGASYLIGTHDFASYTSNPGYKRESTVRTIETIKFSKVGPRIHITFQGNGFLYRMVRNLVGAFVKVGHGRLDPVEIKKILENKKRTKAPATALPHGLYLHKVFY, encoded by the coding sequence GTGAATGCAACACCCAAAATCCGTAACCATAAAATTACCATTGCCTACGATGGAAGTGCTTTTCAAGGCTGGCAACGACAAAGCTCTGCACCTACCGTCCAACTTGCCATAGAAAATGCCATCAAGCAATGCTGGCCCGGCGAGAAGATCGTCTTACATGGATCCGGTAGGACTGACACTGGCGTGCATGCCAGTGGGCAAGTTGCCTCTTTTAAAGCTCCCACTAAATTTGACCTCCTCACATGCTTGAGGGCTCTTAACAACAATCTCCCGCAAGCCGTTCGCATCCTAAAAATTCGTTACGTCCCTAATTCCTTTCATGCTCGATTTAGTGCCATTGGCAAAGAGTATCTGTACAAAATTTATAACCACGAAATCATGCCTCCTCTTGAAATCAACCGCTACCTCCATTTACCTCGTTTACTTGATGTAAATGCCATGGAAATGGGAGCATCCTATCTTATAGGAACTCATGACTTTGCCTCCTACACAAGTAATCCTGGCTATAAAAGAGAGAGTACCGTTCGTACCATAGAGACAATCAAATTTTCTAAAGTAGGGCCTCGGATCCATATTACCTTCCAGGGAAATGGTTTTCTCTACCGAATGGTGAGAAACCTAGTAGGAGCTTTTGTCAAAGTGGGCCACGGCCGCTTAGACCCCGTTGAGATCAAAAAAATCCTAGAAAACAAAAAAAGAACCAAAGCCCCTGCAACAGCTTTACCCCATGGCCTATACCTCCACAAAGTCTTCTACTAA